The following are encoded together in the Daphnia magna isolate NIES linkage group LG8, ASM2063170v1.1, whole genome shotgun sequence genome:
- the LOC116929742 gene encoding ras-related protein Rab-27A isoform X1 gives MAKKSLPASRLDYDYLLKFLALGNAGVGKTSFLYQYTDGIFHSKFTTTVGIDFREKRVVYRSKTVEGMQGKSQRIHLQLWDTAGQERFRSLTTAFFRDSMGFLLLFDLTNEQSFLSIRGWLEQLKVIILKNSYSLKKILSAKLISYQMTHAYTDNPDIVLCGNKADLDDQREVSEEEVKETASRYGLSYLETSAATGQNVNAAVELLLDKVMLRMDQAVEDAFGTSKRGQTIQLKSYPGDSQGCAC, from the exons atggCAAAGAAATCGCTTCCGGCCAGCCGATTGGACTACGATTATTTGTTAAAGTTTTTAGCTTTAG GAAATGCTGGAGTTGGGAAGACAA GTTTCCTTTATCAGTATACAGATGGTATATTCCATTCAAAGTTTACAACAACTGTTGGAATAGATTTTAGAGAAAAGCGTGTAGTATACCGATCTAAAACTGTAGAAGGCATGCAAGGCAAAAGTCAGAGAATTCATTTGCAGTTATGG GATACTGCTGGCCAAGAAAG GTTTAGAAGTCTTACAACAGCATTTTTTAGAGATTCCATGGGATTTTTATTGCTCTTTGATTTAACAAATGAACAATCATTTTTATCAATCCGTGGCTGGCTAGAACAGTTAAAGGTAATCATACTAAAAAATAGTTATAGTTTGAAGAAAATTTTGTCAGCAAAACTTATAAGTTATCAAATG ACTCATGCTTATACAGACAATCCAGATATTGTACTTTGTGGGAACAAAGCAGATCTTGATGATCAACGAGAAGTATCTGAAGAAGAAGTAAAAGAAACGGCATCTCGATATGG GTTGTCTTACCTGGAAACGTCTGCGGCAACTGGCCAAAATGTTAATGCTGCCGTAGAGCTTCTGTTAGACAAAGTTATGCTTAGAATGGATCAAGCTGTTGAAGATGCGTTTGGTACTAGTAAGAGAGGGCAAACCATACAATTGAAA AGCTATCCTGGTGATAGCCAAGGATGTGCGTGCTAA
- the LOC116929742 gene encoding ras-related protein Rab-27A isoform X2 produces the protein MAKKSLPASRLDYDYLLKFLALGNAGVGKTSFLYQYTDGIFHSKFTTTVGIDFREKRVVYRSKTVEGMQGKSQRIHLQLWDTAGQERFRSLTTAFFRDSMGFLLLFDLTNEQSFLSIRGWLEQLKTHAYTDNPDIVLCGNKADLDDQREVSEEEVKETASRYGLSYLETSAATGQNVNAAVELLLDKVMLRMDQAVEDAFGTSKRGQTIQLKSYPGDSQGCAC, from the exons atggCAAAGAAATCGCTTCCGGCCAGCCGATTGGACTACGATTATTTGTTAAAGTTTTTAGCTTTAG GAAATGCTGGAGTTGGGAAGACAA GTTTCCTTTATCAGTATACAGATGGTATATTCCATTCAAAGTTTACAACAACTGTTGGAATAGATTTTAGAGAAAAGCGTGTAGTATACCGATCTAAAACTGTAGAAGGCATGCAAGGCAAAAGTCAGAGAATTCATTTGCAGTTATGG GATACTGCTGGCCAAGAAAG GTTTAGAAGTCTTACAACAGCATTTTTTAGAGATTCCATGGGATTTTTATTGCTCTTTGATTTAACAAATGAACAATCATTTTTATCAATCCGTGGCTGGCTAGAACAGTTAAAG ACTCATGCTTATACAGACAATCCAGATATTGTACTTTGTGGGAACAAAGCAGATCTTGATGATCAACGAGAAGTATCTGAAGAAGAAGTAAAAGAAACGGCATCTCGATATGG GTTGTCTTACCTGGAAACGTCTGCGGCAACTGGCCAAAATGTTAATGCTGCCGTAGAGCTTCTGTTAGACAAAGTTATGCTTAGAATGGATCAAGCTGTTGAAGATGCGTTTGGTACTAGTAAGAGAGGGCAAACCATACAATTGAAA AGCTATCCTGGTGATAGCCAAGGATGTGCGTGCTAA
- the LOC116929725 gene encoding WD repeat-containing protein 61 isoform X2, with protein sequence MKCMLWCIRKRLHMTKEFGVVPGPIKPKFTGGIDDAVKVWAWRNDQLELRHRLEGHALGVVSVDTSFDGKLIATSSLDSFVRIWELQSGEKRQTIEAGPVDVWSVMFTPDSKYIISGSHAGKINWFNVETGKLHQSYDTRGKFTLSIACSPDMKFVASGAMDGIINVFDIATGKLVHTLEGHALPVRSLCFSQNSQLLLTASDDGQIKIYDVQHAQLAGTVSGHGSWVLSVSVSPDNTRFVSGSSDRTVKIWDMKAKQCLHTFTDHTDQVWSVCFNGDGEHIASVSDDRSINVYSCPL encoded by the exons ATGAAATG tATGCTTTGGTGCATAAGAAAGAGGCTGCACATGACGAAGGAATTTGGAGTTGTTCCTGGACCAATAAAGCCGAAGT TTACAGGTGGAATTGATGATGCTGTAAAAGTTTGGGCTTGGAGAAATGATCAGCTAGAACTCCGGCATAGACTGGAGGGCCATGCATTAGGGGTAGTTTCTGTTGACACAAGCTTTGATGGGAAAT TAATAGCCACAAGTTCCTTGGATTCCTTTGTTCGTATTTGGGAACTGCAAAGTGgagaaaaaaggcaaactATAGAGGCTGGTCCAGTGGATGTTTGGAGTGTAATGTTCACACCTGACTCAAAGTACATTATCTCTGGTAGTCATGCTGGCAAAATCAATTGGTTTAATGTAGAAACTGGCAAACTTCATCAGTCATATGATACACGTGGAAAATTTACTTTAAGTATAGCGTGT AGTCCTGATATGAAGTTTGTTGCAAGTGGAGCAATGGATGGCATAATAAATGTGTTTGACATCGCTACTGGGAAATTAGTGCACACGCTGGAAG GACATGCACTTCCAGTGAGATCCTTGTGCTTCTCCCAGAATTCTCAGTTGTTATTAACAGCTTCAGACGATGGACAGATCAAGATTTATGACGT GCAACACGCACAACTAGCTGGAACAGTTTCTGGTCATGGGTCATGGGTACTCAGTGTTTCAGTTTCTCCTGATAATACACGCTTTGTCTCCGGAAGTTCCGATCGAACAGTAAAAATTTGGGATATGAAGGCGAAGCAATGCCTTCATACATTTACTGACCATACTGATCAG gtaTGGAGTGTTTGTTTCAATGGAGATGGGGAACACATCGCATCAGTTTCTGATGACAGATCCATCAACGTATACAGCTGCCCATTATGA
- the LOC116929725 gene encoding WD repeat-containing protein 61 isoform X1, translating into MAKVDAVNEPIPSMTLILAFPASIVELSVISKFELGFRIFIYRCHIDTANEMYALVHKKEAAHDEGIWSCSWTNKAEVGPEESDYVVTGGIDDAVKVWAWRNDQLELRHRLEGHALGVVSVDTSFDGKLIATSSLDSFVRIWELQSGEKRQTIEAGPVDVWSVMFTPDSKYIISGSHAGKINWFNVETGKLHQSYDTRGKFTLSIACSPDMKFVASGAMDGIINVFDIATGKLVHTLEGHALPVRSLCFSQNSQLLLTASDDGQIKIYDVQHAQLAGTVSGHGSWVLSVSVSPDNTRFVSGSSDRTVKIWDMKAKQCLHTFTDHTDQVWSVCFNGDGEHIASVSDDRSINVYSCPL; encoded by the exons ATGGCCAAAGTCGACGCAGTGAACGAACCCATCCCCTCTATGACTTTGATTTTAGCTTTCCCGGCCTCAATTGTGGAATTGAGCGTGATCTCGAAATTTGAGTTGGGTTTTCGTATTTTCATCTATCGTTGTCACATTGATACCGCTAATGAAATG tATGCTTTGGTGCATAAGAAAGAGGCTGCACATGACGAAGGAATTTGGAGTTGTTCCTGGACCAATAAAGCCGAAGT AGGTCCAGAAGAATCTGATTATGTAGTTACAGGTGGAATTGATGATGCTGTAAAAGTTTGGGCTTGGAGAAATGATCAGCTAGAACTCCGGCATAGACTGGAGGGCCATGCATTAGGGGTAGTTTCTGTTGACACAAGCTTTGATGGGAAAT TAATAGCCACAAGTTCCTTGGATTCCTTTGTTCGTATTTGGGAACTGCAAAGTGgagaaaaaaggcaaactATAGAGGCTGGTCCAGTGGATGTTTGGAGTGTAATGTTCACACCTGACTCAAAGTACATTATCTCTGGTAGTCATGCTGGCAAAATCAATTGGTTTAATGTAGAAACTGGCAAACTTCATCAGTCATATGATACACGTGGAAAATTTACTTTAAGTATAGCGTGT AGTCCTGATATGAAGTTTGTTGCAAGTGGAGCAATGGATGGCATAATAAATGTGTTTGACATCGCTACTGGGAAATTAGTGCACACGCTGGAAG GACATGCACTTCCAGTGAGATCCTTGTGCTTCTCCCAGAATTCTCAGTTGTTATTAACAGCTTCAGACGATGGACAGATCAAGATTTATGACGT GCAACACGCACAACTAGCTGGAACAGTTTCTGGTCATGGGTCATGGGTACTCAGTGTTTCAGTTTCTCCTGATAATACACGCTTTGTCTCCGGAAGTTCCGATCGAACAGTAAAAATTTGGGATATGAAGGCGAAGCAATGCCTTCATACATTTACTGACCATACTGATCAG gtaTGGAGTGTTTGTTTCAATGGAGATGGGGAACACATCGCATCAGTTTCTGATGACAGATCCATCAACGTATACAGCTGCCCATTATGA